Proteins from a single region of Streptomyces glaucescens:
- a CDS encoding pyridoxal phosphate-dependent aminotransferase, with amino-acid sequence MSAATPPTERRVSARVGAISESATLAVDAKAKALKAAGRPVIGFGAGEPDFPTPDYIVDAAIEACKNPKFHRYTPAGGLPELKAAIAEKTLRDSGYEVDPSQVLVTNGGKQAIYEAFAAILDPGDEVIVPAPYWTTYPESIRLAGGVPVEVVADETTGYRVSVEQLEAARTEKTKVVLFVSPSNPTGAVYGEAEAEAIGRWAVEHGLWVLTDEIYEHLVYGDAKFTSLPAVLPELRDKCIVVNGVAKTYAMTGWRVGWIIGPKDVVKAATNLQSHATSNVSNVAQVAALAAVSGGLDAVATMREAFDRRRRTIVRMLNEIDGVVCPEPEGAFYAYPSVKGLLGKEIRGKRPQDSVELAALILDEAEVAVVPGEAFGTPGYLRLSYALGDEDLVEGVSRIQKLLAEARD; translated from the coding sequence ATGAGCGCTGCAACCCCTCCCACCGAGCGCCGGGTCTCCGCCCGAGTCGGCGCGATCTCCGAGTCCGCCACCCTCGCCGTGGACGCCAAGGCGAAGGCCCTGAAGGCCGCCGGGCGCCCGGTGATCGGCTTCGGCGCCGGTGAGCCGGACTTCCCGACCCCGGACTACATCGTCGACGCCGCGATCGAGGCCTGCAAGAACCCGAAGTTCCACCGCTACACCCCGGCGGGCGGCCTGCCCGAGCTGAAGGCCGCGATCGCCGAGAAGACGCTGCGGGACTCCGGTTACGAGGTCGACCCGTCGCAGGTCCTCGTCACCAACGGGGGCAAGCAGGCGATCTACGAGGCGTTCGCCGCGATCCTCGACCCGGGTGACGAGGTCATCGTCCCGGCCCCGTACTGGACCACCTACCCGGAGTCGATCCGGCTGGCCGGCGGTGTCCCGGTGGAGGTCGTCGCCGACGAGACGACCGGCTACCGGGTCTCCGTGGAGCAGCTGGAGGCGGCCCGCACGGAGAAGACGAAGGTCGTGCTCTTCGTCTCCCCCTCGAACCCGACCGGCGCGGTCTACGGCGAGGCCGAGGCCGAGGCGATCGGCCGCTGGGCCGTCGAGCACGGTCTGTGGGTGCTGACCGACGAGATCTACGAGCACCTGGTCTACGGCGACGCGAAGTTCACCTCGCTGCCCGCGGTCCTGCCGGAGCTGCGCGACAAGTGCATCGTCGTCAACGGTGTCGCCAAGACGTACGCGATGACCGGCTGGCGGGTCGGGTGGATCATCGGCCCGAAGGACGTCGTCAAGGCCGCGACGAACCTCCAGTCGCACGCCACCTCGAACGTGTCCAACGTGGCGCAGGTCGCCGCGCTCGCCGCGGTCTCCGGCGGCCTGGACGCGGTCGCGACGATGCGCGAGGCGTTCGACCGCCGCCGCAGGACGATCGTGCGGATGCTGAACGAGATCGACGGCGTGGTCTGCCCGGAGCCGGAGGGCGCGTTCTACGCCTACCCGTCCGTGAAGGGGCTGCTCGGCAAGGAGATCCGCGGCAAGCGCCCGCAGGACTCGGTCGAGCTGGCCGCGCTGATCCTGGACGAGGCCGAGGTCGCGGTCGTGCCGGGCGAGGCGTTCGGCACGCCGGGCTACCTGCGGCTGTCGTACGCGCTGGGCGACGAGGACCTGGTCGAGGGCGTCTCGCGGATCCAGAAGCTGCTGGCGGAGGCCCGCGACTGA
- the secE gene encoding preprotein translocase subunit SecE encodes MTDAVGSLDTPDARDETPESQKKTRKGGKRAKKGPLKRLALFYRQIVAELRKVVWPSRSQLTTYTAVVIVFVVIMIGLVTVIDYGLDHAAKYVFG; translated from the coding sequence ATGACGGACGCCGTGGGCTCCCTCGACACGCCTGATGCCCGGGATGAGACGCCCGAGTCCCAGAAGAAGACCCGCAAGGGCGGCAAGCGCGCGAAGAAGGGTCCGCTGAAGCGGCTCGCACTCTTCTATCGCCAGATCGTCGCGGAGCTCCGCAAGGTCGTCTGGCCGTCGCGCAGCCAGTTGACGACGTACACGGCCGTCGTGATCGTCTTCGTCGTCATCATGATCGGTCTGGTCACCGTGATTGACTATGGACTCGACCACGCAGCCAAGTACGTCTTCGGCTGA
- the nusG gene encoding transcription termination/antitermination protein NusG, which produces MSDPNVNDAIEPDASVDDELDIVEGADEDLDEVEAADAEAEEPAEEAALEVTDEDETEDAEDAAEAEAAEPEPELDPVEKLRQELRTLPGEWYVIHTYAGYENRVKTNLEQRAVSLNVEDYIFQAEVPQEEVVQIKNGDRKTIRQNKLPGYVLVRMDLTNESWGVVRNTPGVTGFVGNAYDPYPLTLDEIVKMLAPEAEEKAAREAAEAEGKPAPQRKVEVQVLDFEVGDSVTVTDGPFATLQATINEINPDSKKVKGLVEIFGRETPVELSFDQIQKN; this is translated from the coding sequence GTGTCTGACCCGAACGTGAACGACGCCATCGAGCCGGATGCGTCCGTGGATGACGAGCTCGACATCGTCGAGGGCGCGGACGAGGACCTGGACGAGGTCGAGGCTGCCGACGCCGAGGCGGAGGAGCCGGCCGAGGAGGCCGCCCTCGAGGTGACCGACGAGGACGAGACCGAGGACGCGGAGGACGCCGCGGAGGCCGAGGCGGCCGAGCCGGAGCCCGAGCTGGACCCGGTCGAGAAGCTCCGCCAGGAGCTGCGCACCCTGCCCGGCGAGTGGTACGTGATCCACACCTACGCCGGTTACGAGAACCGCGTGAAGACCAACCTGGAGCAGCGCGCCGTCTCGCTGAACGTCGAGGACTACATCTTCCAGGCCGAGGTGCCGCAGGAAGAGGTCGTCCAGATCAAGAACGGCGACCGCAAGACCATCCGCCAGAACAAGCTCCCCGGCTACGTCCTGGTGCGCATGGACCTGACCAACGAGTCCTGGGGCGTCGTCCGCAACACGCCCGGCGTGACCGGCTTCGTGGGCAACGCCTACGACCCGTACCCGCTGACCCTGGACGAGATCGTCAAGATGCTCGCCCCGGAGGCCGAGGAGAAGGCCGCCCGCGAGGCCGCCGAGGCCGAGGGCAAGCCGGCGCCGCAGCGCAAGGTCGAGGTCCAGGTGCTGGACTTCGAGGTCGGCGACTCGGTCACCGTCACCGACGGCCCGTTCGCCACGCTCCAGGCGACCATCAACGAGATCAACCCGGACTCGAAGAAGGTCAAGGGCCTGGTGGAGATCTTCGGCCGCGAGACGCCGGTCGAGCTCTCCTTCGACCAGATCCAGAAGAACTGA
- a CDS encoding DUF3592 domain-containing protein, with translation MSTGPGRPRRVRPAAVAAAVAALVLLAPTYAVFVPAAWQRVQARGGTPSTAAFHGGACLLGECAVTFSVAGERVTARLPVGTRSGGHDSGDTVTVRHPPGEPGRAVLADDTGRAGVALLLAVPLGATLAVCCAARAVSSRGRGARRSGPARAS, from the coding sequence GTGAGCACCGGGCCGGGGCGCCCTCGGCGTGTCCGCCCGGCCGCCGTCGCCGCCGCCGTGGCCGCGCTCGTCCTGCTCGCGCCGACGTACGCCGTGTTCGTCCCGGCCGCCTGGCAGCGTGTCCAGGCCCGGGGCGGAACGCCGTCCACCGCCGCCTTCCACGGCGGCGCCTGCCTGCTCGGCGAGTGCGCCGTCACGTTCTCCGTCGCGGGCGAGCGGGTGACGGCCCGGCTCCCGGTCGGCACCCGGTCCGGCGGGCACGACAGCGGCGACACGGTGACGGTGCGCCACCCGCCCGGGGAGCCGGGGCGGGCCGTGCTCGCGGACGACACCGGTCGCGCCGGCGTGGCCCTGCTGCTCGCGGTGCCGCTCGGGGCGACCCTCGCGGTGTGCTGCGCGGCCCGGGCGGTGTCGTCCAGAGGCCGCGGCGCCCGTCGCTCAGGGCCCGCGCGGGCCTCCTGA
- the rplK gene encoding 50S ribosomal protein L11, with product MPPKKKKVTGLIKLQIQAGAANPAPPVGPALGQHGVNIMEFCKAYNAATESQRGWVIPVEITVYEDRSFTFITKTPPAAKMILKAAGVEKGSGEPHKTKVAKLTREQVREIATTKMPDLNANDLDAAEKIIAGTARSMGVTVEG from the coding sequence ATGCCTCCCAAGAAGAAGAAGGTCACGGGGCTCATCAAGCTCCAGATCCAGGCCGGTGCCGCGAACCCGGCCCCGCCGGTCGGCCCCGCGCTGGGTCAGCACGGCGTGAACATCATGGAGTTCTGCAAGGCCTACAACGCCGCGACCGAGTCGCAGCGCGGTTGGGTCATCCCGGTGGAGATCACGGTCTACGAGGACCGTTCCTTCACCTTCATCACCAAGACCCCTCCGGCCGCCAAGATGATCCTCAAGGCCGCGGGCGTGGAGAAGGGCTCCGGCGAGCCGCACAAGACCAAGGTCGCGAAGCTCACCCGCGAGCAGGTCCGCGAGATCGCCACCACCAAGATGCCCGACCTCAACGCCAACGACCTGGACGCCGCCGAGAAGATCATCGCCGGCACCGCCCGTTCCATGGGCGTCACGGTCGAGGGCTGA
- the rplA gene encoding 50S ribosomal protein L1 encodes MSKRSKSLRAADAKIDREKLYAPLEAVRLAKETSTTKFDGTVEVAFRLGVDPRKADQMVRGTVNLPHGTGKTARVLVFATGDRAEAARAAGADIVGADELIDEVSKGRLDFDAVVATPDLMGKVGRLGRVLGPRGLMPNPKTGTVTPDVAKAVTDIKGGKIEFRVDKHANLHFIIGKTSFDDSKLVENYGAALEEILRLKPSAAKGRYIKKAAITTTMGPGIPVDPNRTRNLLVEEDPAAV; translated from the coding sequence GTGAGCAAGCGCAGCAAGTCTCTCCGCGCTGCGGACGCCAAGATCGACCGGGAGAAGCTCTACGCTCCCCTCGAGGCCGTCCGTCTCGCCAAGGAGACCTCCACGACCAAGTTCGACGGCACCGTCGAGGTCGCCTTCCGCCTGGGTGTCGACCCGCGCAAGGCCGACCAGATGGTCCGTGGCACCGTGAACCTCCCGCACGGCACCGGCAAGACCGCCCGGGTCCTGGTCTTCGCGACCGGTGACCGTGCCGAGGCCGCGCGTGCCGCGGGCGCCGACATCGTCGGCGCCGACGAGCTGATCGACGAGGTCTCGAAGGGCCGTCTGGACTTCGACGCCGTCGTCGCCACCCCGGACCTCATGGGCAAGGTCGGCCGCCTCGGCCGCGTGCTCGGTCCCCGTGGTCTGATGCCGAACCCGAAGACCGGCACCGTGACCCCGGACGTCGCCAAGGCTGTCACCGACATCAAGGGCGGCAAGATCGAGTTCCGTGTCGACAAGCACGCGAACCTGCACTTCATCATCGGCAAGACGTCGTTCGACGACAGCAAGCTGGTGGAGAACTACGGCGCGGCCCTGGAGGAGATCCTCCGTCTGAAGCCGTCCGCCGCCAAGGGTCGCTACATCAAGAAGGCCGCCATCACCACCACGATGGGCCCCGGCATCCCGGTCGACCCGAACCGCACCCGCAACCTCCTCGTCGAGGAGGACCCGGCCGCGGTCTGA
- a CDS encoding lipoprotein, which yields MKSAKSSISAAALAALLLAGGAVSCGTEESPGMSPAAAVAKAAKNTEEISSLRYRMKGQVPQQGRIEAEASMRMKPSVAMSMKMTALDQGEQGTVELRLVDKAMYIGGGAAMAKEMDGKSWMKFDLSALGAGKELNQLGAAGQADRNPAQETAILTGAKDVEKVGTEKVDGVETTHYSGTVTLDEFRDSLKDEDKATRERREKSLDQYEKMGVDKLTMDMWVDGDDRTKQFRMRGDADGGPLDVTITFLDVNEPVEIAAPPADEVTDLAEMMEQSGA from the coding sequence ATGAAGTCGGCCAAGTCGTCCATATCCGCTGCCGCGCTCGCCGCGCTGCTGCTCGCCGGTGGTGCCGTGAGCTGCGGCACGGAGGAGTCGCCCGGGATGTCGCCGGCGGCGGCGGTCGCCAAGGCGGCGAAGAACACCGAGGAGATCTCCTCCCTCCGCTACCGCATGAAGGGCCAGGTCCCCCAGCAGGGCCGCATCGAGGCCGAGGCCTCGATGCGGATGAAGCCCTCCGTGGCCATGAGCATGAAGATGACGGCGCTCGACCAGGGCGAGCAGGGCACCGTCGAGCTCCGCCTCGTCGACAAGGCGATGTACATCGGCGGCGGCGCGGCGATGGCCAAGGAGATGGACGGCAAGAGCTGGATGAAGTTCGACCTGTCCGCGCTGGGCGCGGGCAAGGAGCTGAACCAGCTCGGCGCCGCCGGCCAGGCGGACCGCAACCCGGCGCAGGAGACCGCCATCCTCACCGGTGCCAAGGACGTCGAGAAGGTCGGCACGGAGAAGGTCGACGGCGTGGAGACCACCCACTACTCGGGCACGGTCACCCTCGACGAGTTCCGCGACTCGCTCAAGGACGAGGACAAGGCCACCCGGGAGCGGCGTGAGAAGAGCCTCGACCAGTACGAGAAGATGGGCGTCGACAAGCTCACCATGGACATGTGGGTGGACGGCGACGACCGCACCAAGCAGTTCCGGATGCGCGGCGACGCCGACGGCGGACCGCTCGACGTCACCATCACCTTCCTCGACGTCAACGAGCCGGTGGAGATCGCCGCCCCGCCCGCCGACGAGGTCACCGACCTCGCGGAGATGATGGAGCAGAGCGGCGCCTGA
- the rplJ gene encoding 50S ribosomal protein L10: MARPDKAAAVAELTDKFRSSNAAVLTEYRGLTVAQLKTLRRSLGENAQYAVVKNTLTKIAANEAGITLDDQLFAGPTAVAFVTGDPVESAKGLRDFAKENPNLIIKGGVLDGKALSADEIKKLADLESREVLLSKLAGALKGKQSQAASVFQALPSKLVRTVDALRAKQDEQGGAE; encoded by the coding sequence ATGGCGAGGCCCGACAAGGCTGCCGCGGTTGCCGAACTGACGGACAAGTTCCGCAGCTCCAACGCCGCCGTGCTGACCGAGTACCGCGGTCTCACCGTGGCGCAGCTCAAGACGCTGCGTCGTTCGCTCGGTGAGAACGCCCAGTACGCCGTGGTGAAGAACACGCTGACCAAGATTGCGGCCAACGAGGCCGGGATCACGCTGGACGACCAGCTCTTCGCTGGTCCGACGGCCGTCGCCTTCGTCACCGGTGACCCGGTGGAGTCGGCGAAGGGTCTCCGTGACTTCGCCAAGGAGAACCCGAATCTCATCATCAAGGGCGGTGTCCTTGACGGCAAGGCGCTGTCCGCCGATGAGATCAAGAAGCTTGCGGACCTCGAGTCCCGCGAGGTTCTGCTGTCCAAGCTGGCCGGTGCGCTCAAGGGCAAGCAGTCCCAGGCTGCCTCTGTCTTCCAGGCGCTGCCGTCGAAGCTCGTCCGCACCGTGGACGCGCTTCGGGCCAAGCAGGACGAGCAGGGCGGTGCCGAGTAA
- the rplL gene encoding 50S ribosomal protein L7/L12 translates to MAKLTQDELLAQFEEMTLIELSEFVKAFEEKFDVTAAAAAPVVVAGGAAGGAAAEAAEEKDEFDVILTGAGDKKIQVIKVVRELTSLGLKEAKDLVDGTPKPVLEKVNKEAADKAAEALKGAGASVEVK, encoded by the coding sequence ATGGCGAAGCTCACCCAGGACGAGCTGCTTGCCCAGTTCGAGGAGATGACCCTCATCGAGCTCTCCGAGTTCGTGAAGGCCTTCGAGGAGAAGTTCGACGTCACCGCCGCCGCTGCCGCGCCGGTCGTCGTCGCCGGTGGTGCCGCTGGTGGCGCCGCCGCCGAGGCCGCCGAGGAGAAGGACGAGTTCGACGTCATCCTCACCGGCGCCGGCGACAAGAAGATCCAGGTCATCAAGGTCGTGCGCGAGCTGACCTCCCTCGGCCTGAAGGAGGCCAAGGACCTGGTCGACGGCACCCCGAAGCCGGTCCTCGAGAAGGTCAACAAGGAGGCCGCGGACAAGGCTGCCGAGGCCCTCAAGGGCGCCGGCGCCTCCGTCGAGGTCAAGTAA
- the rpoB gene encoding DNA-directed RNA polymerase subunit beta: MAASRNASTANTNNAASTAPLRISFAKIKEPLEVPNLLALQTESFDWLLGNDAWKARVEEALENGQDVPTKSGLEEIFEEISPIEDFSGSMSLTFRDHRFEPPKNSIDECKERDFTYAAPLFVTAEFTNNETGEIKSQTVFMGDFPLMTNKGTFVINGTERVVVSQLVRSPGVYFDSSIDKTSDKDIFSAKIIPSRGAWLEMEIDKRDMVGVRIDRKRKQSVTVLLKALGWTTEQILEEFGEYESMRATLEKDHTQGQDDALLDIYRKLRPGEPPTREAAQTLLENLYFNPKRYDLAKVGRYKVNKKLGTDTPLDAGILTVEDIIATIKYLVKLHAGETETVGDSGETVVVETDDIDHFGNRRLRSVGELIQNQVRTGLARMERVVRERMTTQDVEAITPQTLINIRPVVASIKEFFGTSQLSQFMDQNNPLSGLTHKRRLSALGPGGLSRERAGFEVRDVHPSHYGRMCPIETPEGPNIGLIGSLASYGRVNAFGFVETPYRKVVDGQVTDEVDYLTADEEDRFVIAQANATLGDDMRFSEARVLVRRRGGEVDYVSPEDVDYMDVSPRQMVSVATAMIPFLEHDDANRALMGANMMRQAVPLIQAEAPLVGTGMEYRSAVDAGDVVKAEKAGVVQEVSADYITTANDDGTYITYRLAKFARSNQGTSVNQKVIVNEGDRVIEGQVLADGPATQNGEMALGKNLLVAFMPWEGHNYEDAIILSQRLVQDDVLSSIHIEEHEVDARDTKLGPEEITRDIPNVSEEVLADLDERGIIRIGAEVIAGDILVGKVTPKGETELTPEERLLRAIFGEKAREVRDTSLKVPHGETGKVIGVRVFDREEGDELPPGVNQLVRVYVAQKRKITDGDKLAGRHGNKGVISKILPIEDMPFLEDGTPVDIILNPLGVPSRMNPGQVLEIHLGWLASRGWDVSGLADEWAQRLQAIGADQVAPGTNVATPVFDGAREDELAGLLQHTIPNRDGERMVLPSGKARLFDGRSGEPFPDPISVGYMYILKLHHLVDDKLHARSTGPYSMITQQPLGGKAQFGGQRFGEMEVWALEAYGAAYALQELLTIKSDDVTGRVKVYEAIVKGENIPEPGIPESFKVLIKEMQSLCLNVEVLSSDGMSIEMRDTDEDVFRAAEELGIDLSRREPSSVEEV; the protein is encoded by the coding sequence TTGGCCGCCTCGCGCAACGCCTCGACCGCGAATACGAACAACGCTGCCAGCACCGCCCCGCTGCGCATCTCCTTTGCAAAGATCAAGGAGCCCCTCGAGGTTCCGAACCTTCTCGCGCTCCAGACCGAGAGCTTCGACTGGCTGCTCGGCAACGACGCGTGGAAGGCTCGCGTCGAGGAGGCCCTCGAGAACGGTCAGGACGTCCCCACCAAGTCCGGTCTGGAGGAGATCTTCGAGGAGATCTCCCCGATCGAGGACTTCAGCGGGTCGATGTCGCTGACCTTCCGCGACCACCGCTTCGAGCCGCCGAAGAACTCCATCGACGAGTGCAAGGAGCGCGACTTCACGTACGCCGCCCCGCTCTTCGTCACGGCCGAGTTCACCAACAACGAGACCGGCGAGATCAAGTCCCAGACGGTCTTCATGGGCGACTTCCCGCTCATGACCAACAAGGGCACCTTCGTCATCAACGGCACCGAGCGTGTCGTGGTGTCGCAGCTGGTCCGTTCGCCGGGTGTCTACTTCGACTCCAGCATCGACAAGACGTCCGACAAGGACATCTTCTCCGCCAAGATCATCCCGTCCCGGGGTGCCTGGCTGGAGATGGAGATCGACAAGCGCGACATGGTCGGTGTCCGCATCGACCGCAAGCGCAAGCAGTCCGTGACCGTCCTGCTCAAGGCGCTCGGCTGGACGACCGAGCAGATCCTCGAGGAGTTCGGCGAGTACGAGTCCATGCGCGCCACCCTGGAGAAGGACCACACCCAGGGCCAGGACGACGCGCTGCTCGACATCTACCGCAAGCTGCGTCCGGGCGAGCCGCCCACCCGTGAGGCCGCGCAGACGCTGCTCGAGAACCTCTACTTCAACCCCAAGCGCTACGACCTCGCCAAGGTCGGCCGCTACAAGGTCAACAAGAAGCTGGGTACGGACACCCCGCTGGACGCGGGCATCCTGACCGTCGAGGACATCATCGCGACGATCAAGTACCTGGTGAAGCTGCACGCCGGCGAGACCGAGACGGTCGGCGACAGCGGCGAGACGGTCGTCGTCGAGACGGACGACATCGACCACTTCGGCAACCGTCGTCTGCGCAGCGTCGGCGAGCTCATCCAGAACCAGGTCCGCACGGGTCTGGCGCGTATGGAGCGAGTCGTCCGCGAGCGCATGACGACGCAGGACGTCGAGGCGATCACGCCGCAGACCCTGATCAACATCCGGCCGGTCGTCGCCTCCATCAAGGAGTTCTTCGGCACCAGCCAGCTGTCCCAGTTCATGGACCAGAACAACCCGCTGTCCGGGCTGACGCACAAGCGTCGTCTGTCCGCGCTCGGCCCGGGTGGTCTCTCCCGTGAGCGGGCCGGCTTCGAGGTCCGCGACGTGCACCCGTCGCACTACGGCCGCATGTGCCCGATCGAGACCCCCGAAGGCCCGAACATCGGTCTGATCGGCTCGCTCGCCTCCTACGGCCGCGTCAACGCCTTCGGTTTCGTCGAGACCCCGTACCGCAAGGTCGTCGACGGCCAGGTCACCGACGAGGTGGACTACCTGACCGCCGACGAGGAGGACCGCTTCGTCATCGCGCAGGCCAACGCCACGCTCGGCGACGACATGCGCTTCTCCGAGGCTCGCGTCCTGGTCCGCCGCCGTGGCGGCGAGGTCGACTACGTCAGCCCCGAGGACGTCGACTACATGGACGTCTCGCCGCGCCAGATGGTGTCGGTCGCGACCGCCATGATCCCGTTCCTCGAGCACGACGACGCCAACCGTGCCCTCATGGGCGCGAACATGATGCGCCAGGCCGTTCCGCTCATCCAGGCGGAGGCCCCGCTCGTCGGCACCGGCATGGAGTACCGCTCCGCCGTCGACGCCGGCGACGTCGTCAAGGCCGAGAAGGCCGGTGTGGTCCAGGAGGTCTCCGCGGACTACATCACCACCGCCAACGACGACGGCACGTACATCACGTACCGCCTGGCCAAGTTCGCCCGCTCCAACCAGGGCACCTCGGTCAACCAGAAGGTCATCGTCAACGAGGGCGACCGCGTCATCGAGGGCCAGGTCCTCGCCGACGGCCCGGCCACCCAGAACGGTGAGATGGCCCTCGGCAAGAACCTGCTCGTGGCGTTCATGCCGTGGGAGGGTCACAACTACGAGGACGCGATCATCCTGTCGCAGCGCCTCGTGCAGGACGACGTCCTCTCCTCGATCCACATCGAGGAGCACGAGGTCGACGCCCGTGACACCAAGCTCGGCCCCGAGGAGATCACCCGGGACATCCCGAACGTCTCCGAGGAGGTCCTCGCCGACCTCGACGAGCGCGGCATCATCCGCATCGGTGCCGAGGTCATCGCCGGTGACATCCTCGTCGGCAAGGTCACGCCCAAGGGTGAGACCGAGCTGACGCCGGAGGAGCGCCTGCTGCGCGCGATCTTCGGTGAGAAGGCCCGTGAGGTCCGTGACACCTCGCTGAAGGTGCCGCACGGCGAGACCGGCAAGGTCATCGGCGTGCGCGTCTTCGACCGCGAGGAGGGCGACGAGCTGCCCCCGGGCGTGAACCAGCTCGTGCGCGTCTACGTCGCCCAGAAGCGCAAGATCACCGACGGTGACAAGCTCGCCGGCCGCCACGGCAACAAGGGTGTCATCTCCAAGATCCTGCCCATCGAGGACATGCCGTTCCTCGAGGACGGGACCCCGGTCGACATCATCCTCAACCCGCTGGGTGTGCCGTCCCGAATGAACCCGGGACAGGTGCTGGAGATCCACCTCGGCTGGCTCGCCAGCCGCGGCTGGGACGTCTCCGGTCTCGCCGACGAGTGGGCCCAGCGCCTGCAGGCCATCGGCGCCGACCAGGTCGCCCCCGGCACCAACGTCGCGACCCCGGTCTTCGACGGTGCCCGCGAGGACGAGCTGGCGGGTCTGCTGCAGCACACCATCCCGAACCGCGACGGCGAGCGCATGGTGCTCCCGTCCGGCAAGGCGCGGCTGTTCGACGGCCGCAGCGGTGAGCCGTTCCCGGACCCGATCTCGGTCGGCTACATGTACATCCTCAAGCTGCACCACCTGGTCGACGACAAGCTGCACGCCCGCTCGACCGGCCCGTACTCGATGATCACCCAGCAGCCGCTTGGTGGTAAGGCCCAGTTCGGTGGCCAGCGCTTCGGTGAGATGGAGGTGTGGGCGCTGGAGGCGTACGGCGCCGCGTACGCCCTCCAGGAGCTGCTGACGATCAAGTCCGACGACGTCACCGGCCGCGTGAAGGTCTACGAGGCCATCGTCAAGGGCGAGAACATCCCTGAGCCCGGCATCCCCGAGTCCTTCAAGGTGCTCATCAAGGAGATGCAGTCCCTGTGCCTCAACGTGGAGGTGCTGTCCTCGGACGGCATGTCCATCGAGATGCGCGACACCGACGAGGACGTCTTCCGCGCTGCGGAGGAGCTCGGTATCGACCTGTCCCGGCGCGAGCCGAGCAGCGTCGAAGAGGTCTGA